One Candidatus Peregrinibacteria bacterium DNA window includes the following coding sequences:
- the mnmA gene encoding tRNA 2-thiouridine(34) synthase MnmA translates to MTKDKSHIGEEIEGLKYYPVLDGGCGACLDEPNGESIEYKDDKNCVVDENGKRLNNGKKNTQDVSKLDEVVSRLGGENSQSGTVVMAMSGGVDSSVLPAILTRLGYKGIGVHMQFWVDPHSVSEGELADANKVRSNHLEKVNKFPENKCCSLESLEHAREIAHKYDMPFYVLNTRDVFKQKIVDYFIDEFAEGVTPNPCVECNRSIKFGYLIEKMRELGADFLATGHYVKNELVTDEDGDTHFALKMATDKLKDQSYFLYTITQNNLKHCIFPLADLNKDEIREIAEEEGLMKVAKKKDSQGICFFPEKSHVPFLKRHMKPEVNGANILGPMLTKDGEEKGVHEGLAFYTIGQRCGLEIGGPGGPWYVIGKDAKKNALIVGANEDLFAKEVNAIKLTFVADKIPKAALTDAGMPILARLRHRFTPNDAILKVNNSNELATATIIYVDPQRAVTPGQSVVFYKGDEVLGGGIIV, encoded by the coding sequence ATGACAAAGGATAAATCACATATAGGGGAAGAGATTGAAGGGCTCAAATATTATCCGGTGCTGGATGGTGGTTGCGGCGCTTGCCTAGACGAGCCGAATGGCGAGTCTATTGAGTACAAGGATGATAAAAACTGTGTTGTTGATGAAAATGGTAAGAGGTTGAATAATGGCAAAAAAAACACGCAAGATGTATCCAAACTCGATGAAGTAGTGTCTCGCCTCGGTGGGGAGAATTCTCAATCAGGGACTGTCGTTATGGCGATGTCCGGAGGGGTTGATTCTTCAGTGCTCCCAGCCATATTAACTCGACTTGGTTACAAAGGCATAGGAGTGCACATGCAATTTTGGGTTGACCCGCACAGCGTGAGCGAAGGCGAACTTGCTGATGCGAATAAAGTGCGAAGCAACCATTTAGAAAAAGTAAATAAATTCCCGGAAAACAAATGTTGCTCACTTGAAAGTTTGGAGCATGCCCGTGAAATCGCTCATAAATATGACATGCCTTTTTATGTTTTAAACACTAGGGATGTCTTTAAGCAGAAAATAGTTGATTATTTTATAGATGAATTTGCAGAGGGTGTTACTCCAAATCCCTGCGTTGAATGTAATCGTTCGATAAAGTTCGGATATTTAATAGAAAAGATGAGGGAGCTCGGAGCGGATTTTCTTGCAACCGGGCACTATGTCAAAAACGAACTTGTTACAGATGAGGATGGTGATACTCACTTTGCACTCAAGATGGCAACGGACAAGTTAAAAGATCAGTCATATTTCTTGTATACAATTACTCAGAACAATTTAAAACATTGTATTTTCCCATTAGCGGATTTGAATAAAGATGAGATAAGGGAGATTGCAGAGGAAGAGGGGCTCATGAAAGTTGCAAAGAAAAAAGATTCTCAGGGGATATGTTTTTTCCCGGAAAAAAGTCATGTGCCTTTTTTGAAGAGACATATGAAGCCGGAGGTAAATGGTGCGAACATTCTAGGGCCGATGCTTACCAAAGACGGAGAAGAGAAGGGTGTTCATGAAGGGCTTGCTTTTTATACTATCGGACAGCGATGTGGACTTGAAATCGGCGGCCCGGGCGGCCCATGGTATGTAATCGGCAAAGATGCCAAGAAGAATGCGTTAATAGTCGGAGCCAATGAAGACCTTTTTGCCAAAGAAGTTAATGCAATCAAGCTTACATTTGTGGCGGATAAAATCCCAAAAGCTGCCCTCACAGATGCAGGTATGCCGATTTTGGCGCGCTTGCGTCACAGGTTTACTCCAAATGATGCAATTTTAAAAGTAAACAATTCAAACGAACTCGCTACCGCTACAATAATCTATGTAGATCCGCAGCGCGCTGTTACCCCGGGCCAATCCGTCGTTTTTTACAAAGGCGATGAAGTCCTTGGCGGCGGGATAATAGTTTGA
- a CDS encoding class E sortase, with amino-acid sequence MNASKFHKIRDFEYAHRKKYDASLCEKIQRLAEAVDFQHAKHNFFSVFLHVQDQVKERLSEVIREKEPMFLRMKKGLSKLFAKSKIKTSLVKSAHVIKKHLIENKERVLEVMHMDEIIDYAVNEAIKKKEFKAKAERTLESAAGIVSTNFVQPLREVCTVSAFERFSKFIKLSYYKFKAGMHMASKPVFAGARVFSVFAIIFAITFTILNAQALTTITKDHIKTNSFMSEYFTAKEAAKEYVEVESLEPAPEDLVLAEDERQVNKDKLQLLPLDIQVTPDDNRIMIPRIGKNIPLSEVSDEKVIYSDRLQDIEDSIQEALQDGVVRYPGTAKPGEQGNVFLTGHSSYYLTAPGDYKDVFALLHKVELNDEIVVYYNQRRFKYKVTEIKQVWPSQVDVLKQTDDYRLTLMTCTPIGTNLKRLIVTAIQVE; translated from the coding sequence GTGAACGCTTCTAAGTTCCACAAAATAAGGGATTTCGAATATGCGCATCGTAAAAAATATGATGCCTCTTTGTGTGAGAAAATTCAGAGACTGGCTGAGGCGGTTGATTTTCAACATGCGAAGCACAATTTCTTCTCTGTTTTTTTGCATGTGCAAGACCAAGTAAAAGAGCGCCTCAGCGAGGTGATAAGAGAAAAAGAACCTATGTTTCTGAGAATGAAAAAAGGTCTATCGAAACTGTTTGCAAAATCAAAGATTAAAACTTCTCTTGTTAAAAGTGCACACGTAATAAAAAAACATTTGATAGAGAATAAGGAGCGAGTGCTTGAGGTAATGCACATGGATGAGATTATAGATTATGCGGTGAACGAAGCTATCAAGAAAAAAGAGTTTAAGGCCAAAGCTGAACGCACGCTCGAAAGCGCCGCGGGCATTGTGAGTACAAATTTTGTACAGCCTCTTAGGGAGGTGTGTACTGTATCGGCATTTGAGCGGTTTTCAAAATTTATAAAATTGAGTTATTACAAATTTAAGGCAGGTATGCATATGGCATCAAAGCCGGTGTTTGCAGGGGCTAGAGTTTTTTCTGTTTTTGCAATTATTTTTGCGATTACATTTACGATTTTAAATGCACAGGCTCTCACGACAATTACAAAAGACCACATAAAGACAAATAGTTTTATGAGTGAGTATTTCACTGCAAAAGAAGCGGCAAAAGAATATGTAGAGGTTGAGTCGCTTGAACCGGCTCCGGAGGATTTAGTATTGGCGGAAGATGAGCGTCAGGTAAATAAAGACAAATTGCAACTTTTGCCACTCGACATACAAGTGACTCCGGATGACAATAGAATTATGATTCCGCGCATAGGGAAAAATATACCACTTTCAGAAGTAAGTGACGAAAAAGTTATATATTCAGATAGACTTCAAGATATAGAAGATTCTATCCAGGAGGCTCTTCAGGATGGGGTGGTACGTTATCCCGGTACTGCAAAACCGGGCGAGCAGGGGAATGTATTTTTAACCGGGCATAGTTCTTATTATCTTACAGCTCCTGGCGATTACAAGGATGTATTCGCACTACTTCACAAGGTTGAATTAAATGATGAAATTGTCGTTTATTATAATCAAAGACGGTTCAAATACAAAGTAACTGAAATCAAACAAGTTTGGCCAAGTCAGGTTGATGTTTTGAAGCAAACAGATGATTATCGCTTAACACTAATGACTTGTACGCCAATCGGTACAAATTTAAAACGCCTGATTGTAACCGCAATCCAGGTTGAATAA